The genome window ATTACAGCATCTGTCATCATGCTAGCTGAAGCTGTTGAGATCGTACAGCCTGAATTCACAAAGGCAATATCTTCCACCCTGTCATTCTCATCAAATTTCACACTTAACTGGATCACATCTCCACAAGTTGGATTGTTGAGTTGGATCTGATCAACATCTTCAATCTGCCCTTGGTGATGGGGGTGTTTTGAATGGTCAGCTACGACCGCCATGTACAGCGAATCTAATTTAGAAAGTGCCATTGAAAAACTCCTTTGCTTTGATCAATGCCTCAATTAATTTATCACAGTCCGCTTTGGTGTTGTAGATATAAAAACTTGCTCTCGTTGTCGCTGGGACTTGTAGGTATTGAAGGAGCGGTTGTGCACAGTGGTGACCTGCACGAACAGCAATCCCTTCATAATCTAATGCTGTTGCCAAGTCATGCGGATGGAGATCTCCTAGATTAAAGGAAATGACGCCAGAACGTTGGGCTAAGTCTTGGGAACCATAGATGGTCAAACCTTCGATAGCCTGTAATTTTGGAAACACATAGGCAATCAATTCTTGCTCATGCGCTTCTACCTGTTCCATCCCCAGCTCTTCTAAGTAATCGATTGCTGCACCAAGTCCAATTGCACCCGCCATATTAGGGGTTCCAGCTTCAAATTTCCAAGGTAATTCCTTCCAAGAGGCAGATTGCTCGTAAACAAAGTCAATCATCTCGCCCCCAAACTCGATCGGAGACATTTGCTCTAATATTTCTTCCTTCCCATAGAGGACACCAATCCCTGTTGGTGCAGCCATCTTATGGCCAGAAAAAGCAAAGAAATCCGCATCTAAGTCTTGTACATCAATGGCCATATGAGGGGTTGATTGAGCCCCATCTACGACCATTATCGCTCCAACTTCATGAGCTAATCGAGCAATTTCCTTGATCGGATTGACCACCCCTAAGACATTTGAAGCATGGGTGATAGAGACAAATTTTGTCTTCTCACTAAGCTTGCTCTTTAAGTC of Streptococcus sp. S5 contains these proteins:
- the sufU gene encoding Fe-S cluster assembly sulfur transfer protein SufU, translated to MALSKLDSLYMAVVADHSKHPHHQGQIEDVDQIQLNNPTCGDVIQLSVKFDENDRVEDIAFVNSGCTISTASASMMTDAVMGKTIEEVEELAQVFSEMVQGKSDPRQEELGDAAFLSGVSKFPQRIKCATLSWNALKKAIERSK
- a CDS encoding cysteine desulfurase yields the protein MLDKNTIAQDFPILDQLVHDEPLVYLDNAATTQKPKRVLEAVNHYYLQDNANVHRGVHTLAERATAAYEAAREKVRKFINASSTKEVLFTRGTTTGLNWVARYAEEVLKEGDEVLISIMEHHSNIIPWQQACKKTGAKLVYVYLKDGLLDMQDLKSKLSEKTKFVSITHASNVLGVVNPIKEIARLAHEVGAIMVVDGAQSTPHMAIDVQDLDADFFAFSGHKMAAPTGIGVLYGKEEILEQMSPIEFGGEMIDFVYEQSASWKELPWKFEAGTPNMAGAIGLGAAIDYLEELGMEQVEAHEQELIAYVFPKLQAIEGLTIYGSQDLAQRSGVISFNLGDLHPHDLATALDYEGIAVRAGHHCAQPLLQYLQVPATTRASFYIYNTKADCDKLIEALIKAKEFFNGTF